The nucleotide window ATGCCGTGCGGCGCCAAGAGTTTTGCCAGCGTCCTGGTCAGCATGAGCACTCCTGCCTTGGCGATATAGTGGGCGGTGACGTCCGGTTGCGAGACCATCTGCTCCGTGTTCGCCATGCTGAAGGTGATGATGCGACCGTACTTCCTGGCTTTCATACCGGGAGCGACCGCCTGCGCGAGGTAGAAGATGGGATGGAGATTACCGTCGAACATCTCGTTCCAGCCCTCGACCGTCTCCTCGAACAGGTTCACGCGATGGTAGGGACCGGCGCCGTTGATCAGCGCATCGATGCGTCCCCATTCCTTTTCGACCGTGGCGGCGAACTCCCGGGCCGCTGCGGGATCGGACACGTCGCAGCGACGGATCAAGGCCCTGCCGCCCCGTGCTTCGATGGCCCCGGCCGTCTCCTCCGCTTCCGCCGCGCTCGTGCGATAGCAGATGGCGACATGCCACTGTTGCGCGGCAAGGTCCAGCGCGATCCCGCGCCCGATGCCCTTCGCCCCGCCGGTGATGAGAGCGACCCGATGAGTCATACCGATCCTATTATGCCCGTGATCGAATCCGTTTGGCGAGCAGTTGCAGCGTTCCGGCTGTGCGGGCGGAGAACTGTCGCTCCGCCTTCGGCAGGGTCATGTCGCGGGCGCCGGCTTCGATGAGCACAATCAGATCGTCGATCGTATCGACGTCGCGCCATTCCGGCAGCCAGGCGACGCGAAGGCCCAGGGCTTCGGCTCTCTCGCAGGTCCGCCGGAAGACTTGACCGGTGGACCAGGGGATGTCGTCGAACAGTCCGTCTACCCGCTTGGCCAGCCCCAGCAGATAGTATCCGCCGTCCTGCGCGGGACCCAGCACCACGTCATGCTCCTCCAGCAGGGCCGCCGCCTTCCGGTAATGTTCCAGCGGCACGGTGGGTACGTCGGTTCCCACCAGGACGAGACGCTTGTGTCCGCAGCCGAACGTCTTGCTGCAGGCCTCACGCATGCGCGCGCCGAGATCGGCGCCGAGCTGGTCGATCAGGCGTACGCGGTGCCGCGCTTCCAGAATCTTGAAGAAGACGTGTTGGGACGATGGGGCGCAGGCGAGATAGCGATCGAACGGGAGCTTCCATTTGTCCATGGCGAGCTTCGTTCGTTCCAGCATGTCCAGTACGAAGCTGCCGTGCAGCGTCGCCGCCTCGTCATGCGTCAGCGGCGGACAGAGGCGGGTCTTGACCTCCCCGGCGATGGGAGCTTTAGCGAAAATAATCAGGGCGTTCTCGGCTTGCACAACCTGTGACCCGGGACGGATGTCCGACGGCTTTCTCATAATTCACTACTCAGCACTCAGGACTCAGCACTTCCTCCCTGCCAATCATCGCACTGCTGGATACAATCGCGCGAGACGGTGTGGGCTCACGCCGATCCGATACAGGAATCGGAGGCTCCACATCAGCGCGATCGTTCTCAGCGGGCCGCGTTGACGCCACCGCCGGTCCGACGTGGTGACGACGTCGCGCAACGCGACGATTCGTCCGCGACGCTTCAATCTGGCGCTGAATTCGATGTCCTCCATCAGGGGGATTTCGGGAAAGCCGCCCAACTCTTCGAATACCGCCTTGCGCACGAACAGAGCCTGATCGCCGGTGGAGATATGGCTCAGGCGCGAGCGCAGGTTCATCAGTGCGGTGATCACATAGCCCCAAACCGAGGGGATGTCAAATTGCACGTCGAACCGGCCGCCGACGGCCGGAGGGTCGGCCAGAGCCGTTTCGATGGAGAACTTGGCCTGTGACGGAAGGTGGGTGTCCGCGTGGAGAAACAGCAGGATCTCGCCGCCGGCCGCCTGCGCGCCGGTATTGAGCTGAACGGCGCGTCCCGACTTGCCGGTCAGAAGGAGCAACGGAGACGTCCCCGTTCGGCGAAGATCGGATGCCGTCTCGGCCGCGATGTCTCTCGTGCGATCGGTGCTGCCGCCATCGACGACGATGATCTCCCTGAAACCGAGACCGGCCGTGGCGAGTAACGTATCGCGGATCGTCCCGGCTTCGTTGAGAGTCGGGATGATGACCGAAATGGACGGGGACGGGTCCGGAGGCACGTCGGAGGGCGCACCGCGCTTACGCGGGCTTTTTCGGCTCATTGAACATGAAATACATGACGATCACCACCGTGGCCCAGAACACGACCTGCTTGTGCCAGAACAGCACCTCTCCATAGTGGAAGAAGGCGAACGCCAAGGCGAGGGCGCAGGCGATCACGCCGTACCGGAGCATGGGAAGCTCGATCGCAGCGTTGGCCCACACGGCCAGTCCTCCGAAGTAGATCAGCAGCGGCACCACGTTGATCTCGAAGCCGCCGCTGATCGACAGGAACACGTTCAGGAATCCGATGAACATGAGCGCCGTGCCGACCATGACGCCGACCACGTGCATTTGCGTCTCGCTGCCGCCGTCCTGCTCGCTCCGGCGTCTGTTGTCGGGACGGGGCGGCTGGTCGTCTGATTGAGGTGTCGGAAGATCGGTCGGTGCCATGGCGCTACCTTGCACTATACCTTGAAATGTTTGCTGAGGGTGAGGGCCTGCTGCTGATAGGACGAGCCCAGCCCGACGCCGTAGAGGCGGTTCGGCACGTCGATCATGCGATCATAGATGACTTTGAAAAAGGTTTGTCCGTCGTGGATTAGGAACGGGACGTCATGGGGGCGCACCTCCAACACGACCTGCGTGCCGGCAATTTCACCGTCGGTTCCGTATCCGAAGCCCGGATCGAAGAACCCGGCGTAATGGGTGCGCAGTTCACCGCAAGCCGCCTCGTAGGCCACCATTTCGGCCGCGTAATCCGGCGGGACACAGATGCGTTCTTTGGAGGCCAGAATATAAAACTCCTCCGGCTCCAGCAGCAGGCTGCCCTGGCGGTGCCGGTACAGAGGCTCCCAGAAATCGGCGGCCGCATAGTAGCCGACCTTGGAGAGGTCGATGACGTGGCTGTTCTTTTTCGCCCGATAGCCGATGACGGCGTCGCCCGCTCGCTCCTCTCCCTTGAGGTCGATGCGGAGGAACAGGCCGTGATCGGTGCGGAATTCCCTCGCGGCCACGGCCTTGCGCCTGGGCATGTTGTGATAGAGCAACGGTTCCTGCCGGTGCAGACGCTGAAGCATCGTATCGGGCGCCGTCGCCTCGCCGCGGATGAAACGAATCTGGTTGAGGCTCTGCCCGGTCTTGACTTTGACGGCGAACGAACGGGGCACGACTTCGAGGAACAAGGGGCCGTGATAACCGGCGCGGATCTCGTCGAAGCCGGTATTGAGGTCGGTGACGACGCGGGTGAACACGTCGAGCCGGCCGGTGGTGCTCTTGGGGTTGGCCCGCGCCCGCAGCGTCTTCGGCAGCTTGAGAGCTTCCAGCAGCGGCACGAGATAGACATGGCCTTTCTCGAGGATCGCGCCCTCGCTCAGGTCAATCTCATACATCACAAGGTCGGAGTGGTAGAAGTCCATCACGTCGAGGCGGCTGGAAATGGGCGAAAGCTCGGGCAGGAAACTGCTGATCAATCGATAGGCTTTCCTGCCCAGGCGGAGGTCGAGGCTGGCCGGTTGGATCTGCCGGTCCTCGATCGGAAGGGGCGCGGTGATGCCGCCCCCGGTGATCAATCGCGTGATCTGTTGGTAGGGCAGGATGCCCTGAGCCGGAGCCACGGTCATCAGTCGTCCATATCGCCGCCGCAGCTGTTGCCCCACGCGGCATAGCCGTCGCGATCGGGATAGCTGTCGCCGCAGGGGGCGAAGCCGTCGGCCTCGTCCTGATAGGAGGCGCGCGCGCCGACCATCGGCAACTCACGTCTCTCCTGAGCCATGTCGAAGGAGCCGCTCGCCTCTTTCGGCTGCGGGTAGCGGAAGCGCTTGTTCTCGTAGTTGCGGAGTACGGCCTCGTCGTCGTTCAAGCGGACCAGATAGTCGTCCGGGAGCAATGGAATCTTGCCGCCGCCGCCCGGTGCGTCGATCACGAAGTGCGGCACGGCCATGCCGCTGGTGTGGCCTTGAAGCGCCTTGATGATGTTCAACCCCGTCTCGACCGTGGTGCGGAAATGATTTGTGCCTTTGGTCAGGTCCGCCTGGTAGAGATAGTACGGTTTCACCCGCGCCAGCAGTAATTGATGGACAAGGCGACGCATGGTTTCCGGATCGTCGTTGACGTCCTTGAGGAGCACGGTTTGGGCGCCCAGAGGAACCCCCGCATCGGCCAGACGTCCGCAGGCCGCCTTGACCGCCGAGGTCAACTCGTCGGGATGGTTGAAGTGCAGATTCATGTAGATCGGATGATATCGCTTCACGATCTCGCACAGAGCCGGCGTGATCCGCTCAGGAAGCGTGCCGGGCACCCGGGAGCCGATGCGGATCAACTCCAGATGCGGGATCGTCCGGAGCGCCTTCAAGATGCGTTCGAGCAGGTGGTCCGGCAACAGCAACGGATCGCCGCCGGAGAGGATGACATCCCGCACTTCTGAATGAGCGCGCAGGTAGGCGACGGCGCGATCCAGTTCGCCTTTCTTGAGAAACCCGGGTTTGCCGACCAGACGCTTGCGCGTGCAGAACCGGCAGTAGATCGGGCATTGATTGGTCACCATGAGGAGCACACGGTCCGGATACCGGTGCACCAGGTGGGGCACCGGGCTCATGAGGTCTTCCTCGAGCGGGTCATCCTCCGCGTCGATGTCGGCCAGTTCGGCGACATCCGGGATGACCTGCTTCCAGATCGCGTCGTCTTTCGCCCGGATGGTGTTCAACACCGTGGGCGTGATCCGCATGGGATAGGGGCCGACGATATCTTCGATCTCCTTGGCATCGAGGCCCAGGCGATCGGCGAGATCCTTCGGCTTGACGATGCTGTCGGCGAGGATCCGTCTCCATTCCTCCATCGACTCACTCCCTCGTTTGCTGGTGATTGACGAGGCCGGCTCCGTCCCCGCGTTTGCCCGATTTCGTCACGCCGGTGCGGGGGCCGACGGGCGGCTCAGCGCTGGGTCGGATGATTCGCCTCAGCCTTGCGCTCGATGTACGTCAGGATCTCATCGGTTTCCGTCAGCACCTTGTCGCCGTCCTTCAAGACCGGGACATAGTGTTGCCCGGACACCTCGAAGACCTGTTTGCGGAACGGCCGGACATCGGGAACAATGACGCTCTCGTAGGGCAGGCCCACCTCGTCGAGCTTGCGACGCACCGCTTCACACTCCGGACACCAATCGACGTGATAGAGCGTCAGAGCCATGACGTCAAGCTCTGGGTGCTGAGTGCTGAGTGCTGAGTTGGGAATGCGAAAGACCGCGCATCAATTTTCCGTATGCTTCAGGACTCATCGCTCAGCACTTGGTGCTGGAGCCGTGTCCCCCGCCGCAGCGGCGCAGGGAGTCAGGATCGCATCCTTCATCCCGTGGATGACTTTCTTGTCGGCCGGGCAGACGGTTGCCAGAATACCAGCCAGCTCCACCTTTTCGCCAGTCACGAAATAATACGGGGACAACCTGGCCCGACCCGCCATCTGGCGGATCTCGCCGCCGGCCGCATCGAAGTACTCCATGTGATATTGCCGGCCCCTGTGAAACTCTTGCAGGACGTGGGGCGTATGCGGAAACGCGGCCAAGGCTCCGTCGATCGCACCCGCCCATTCGCTCTGAGGTAGATCGTGTCCGACCGATACACCCCGGCTTCCCCACGCCAACTCCGAGAAGCCGGAAGGCTTGATGACGAAGTGCCGCTCCTTCTGGGTGGCCGATGCGAGATCCCGCCAGTTTGCAAGAGCCCGATCGCCGATTGACAGGCCAGGGATGGTTGCCGACGGCGGAACCGGAGCCGGATCGAGCAGCCACGTTCGCGGCATGATCGCCGTCAGGTGTAGCCACGTGTCCTCGCCCAATTCCCGACGCCAGAAAGGGCGGAGCACCGGATGGTGGAGCAGCGCGAAGGCCGACTTCTCCTCCAGCGCCGG belongs to Nitrospira sp. and includes:
- a CDS encoding SDR family oxidoreductase, whose product is MTHRVALITGGAKGIGRGIALDLAAQQWHVAICYRTSAAEAEETAGAIEARGGRALIRRCDVSDPAAAREFAATVEKEWGRIDALINGAGPYHRVNLFEETVEGWNEMFDGNLHPIFYLAQAVAPGMKARKYGRIITFSMANTEQMVSQPDVTAHYIAKAGVLMLTRTLAKLLAPHGITVNAISPGFIDSGSAPPEELAGMAKRIPAGYIGTVGDVVAAARFLLSEEARYVNGANIQISGAWGI
- a CDS encoding TIGR04283 family arsenosugar biosynthesis glycosyltransferase, which gives rise to MPPDPSPSISVIIPTLNEAGTIRDTLLATAGLGFREIIVVDGGSTDRTRDIAAETASDLRRTGTSPLLLLTGKSGRAVQLNTGAQAAGGEILLFLHADTHLPSQAKFSIETALADPPAVGGRFDVQFDIPSVWGYVITALMNLRSRLSHISTGDQALFVRKAVFEELGGFPEIPLMEDIEFSARLKRRGRIVALRDVVTTSDRRWRQRGPLRTIALMWSLRFLYRIGVSPHRLARLYPAVR
- a CDS encoding KamA family radical SAM protein, encoding MEEWRRILADSIVKPKDLADRLGLDAKEIEDIVGPYPMRITPTVLNTIRAKDDAIWKQVIPDVAELADIDAEDDPLEEDLMSPVPHLVHRYPDRVLLMVTNQCPIYCRFCTRKRLVGKPGFLKKGELDRAVAYLRAHSEVRDVILSGGDPLLLPDHLLERILKALRTIPHLELIRIGSRVPGTLPERITPALCEIVKRYHPIYMNLHFNHPDELTSAVKAACGRLADAGVPLGAQTVLLKDVNDDPETMRRLVHQLLLARVKPYYLYQADLTKGTNHFRTTVETGLNIIKALQGHTSGMAVPHFVIDAPGGGGKIPLLPDDYLVRLNDDEAVLRNYENKRFRYPQPKEASGSFDMAQERRELPMVGARASYQDEADGFAPCGDSYPDRDGYAAWGNSCGGDMDD
- a CDS encoding TIGR04282 family arsenosugar biosynthesis glycosyltransferase, whose protein sequence is MRKPSDIRPGSQVVQAENALIIFAKAPIAGEVKTRLCPPLTHDEAATLHGSFVLDMLERTKLAMDKWKLPFDRYLACAPSSQHVFFKILEARHRVRLIDQLGADLGARMREACSKTFGCGHKRLVLVGTDVPTVPLEHYRKAAALLEEHDVVLGPAQDGGYYLLGLAKRVDGLFDDIPWSTGQVFRRTCERAEALGLRVAWLPEWRDVDTIDDLIVLIEAGARDMTLPKAERQFSARTAGTLQLLAKRIRSRA
- a CDS encoding glutathione S-transferase N-terminal domain-containing protein — protein: MALTLYHVDWCPECEAVRRKLDEVGLPYESVIVPDVRPFRKQVFEVSGQHYVPVLKDGDKVLTETDEILTYIERKAEANHPTQR
- a CDS encoding 2'-deoxycytidine 5'-triphosphate deaminase, with amino-acid sequence MTVAPAQGILPYQQITRLITGGGITAPLPIEDRQIQPASLDLRLGRKAYRLISSFLPELSPISSRLDVMDFYHSDLVMYEIDLSEGAILEKGHVYLVPLLEALKLPKTLRARANPKSTTGRLDVFTRVVTDLNTGFDEIRAGYHGPLFLEVVPRSFAVKVKTGQSLNQIRFIRGEATAPDTMLQRLHRQEPLLYHNMPRRKAVAAREFRTDHGLFLRIDLKGEERAGDAVIGYRAKKNSHVIDLSKVGYYAAADFWEPLYRHRQGSLLLEPEEFYILASKERICVPPDYAAEMVAYEAACGELRTHYAGFFDPGFGYGTDGEIAGTQVVLEVRPHDVPFLIHDGQTFFKVIYDRMIDVPNRLYGVGLGSSYQQQALTLSKHFKV